The following are encoded together in the Vigna angularis cultivar LongXiaoDou No.4 chromosome 9, ASM1680809v1, whole genome shotgun sequence genome:
- the LOC108347284 gene encoding ribonuclease 1, translating to MRFGNIMSLVFVLSLFLLLEVPKSCIAYDYFSFPQTWPKGYCNKQIDEHKTFHCPGKIPKKFIIHGLWPQPSQQAPNGSLLVEEDLKPVEKELGLDWPNLIGKNFIFWRSEWQAHGVISEAQFPKLEYFKTALHIYKQNDLLEILTKEKIVPKAKEVYSVTSVLEAVKKHTEHDPQVVCYTDSKKNVSALYEIRICLTSNATSYRNCPNPHGSCGDGNLLFPK from the exons ATGAGATTTGGTAATATCATGTCTTTGGTTTTTgtcctctctctctttcttctcttagAAGTACCCAAATCATGTATTGCTTACGACTATTTTAGCTTTCCTCAAACATGGCCAAAAGGCTATTGCAATAAGCAAATAGATGAACATAAAACCTTTCACTGTCCCGGCAAAATACCAAAGAAATTCATTATTCATGGACTATGGCCACAACCAAGTCAACAAGCACCAAATGGCAGTCTACTTGTCGAGGAA gATTTAAAGCCCGTGGAAAAAGAACTTGGGTTGGATTGGCCAAATTTAATTGggaaaaattttatattttggagaTCCGAGTGGCAGGCGCATGGAGTGATTTCTGAGGCGCAGTTCCCAAAACTAGAATACTTCAAAACGGCGTTGCATATTTATAAGCAAAACGACCTATTGGAAATCCTTACAAAGGAAAAAATTGTCCCAAAAGCGAAAGAAGTTTATAGTGTAACTTCGGTTCTTGAAGCAGTAAAGAAACACACTGAGCATGATCCTCAGGTTGTATGTTATACGGATTCCAAAAAAAATGTTAGTGCTCTTTATGAAATAAGGATTTGCTTAACGTCCAATGCAACCTCGTACAGAAATTGTCCGAATCCTCATGGTTCTTGTGGTGATGGCAATTTATTGTTCCCAAAATGA